One genomic region from Sulfurimonas sp. encodes:
- the purU gene encoding formyltetrahydrofolate deformylase: protein MSQYIVLIDANDEKGLVYKVSTIFFNNNLNIISNSEFVDRDNNKFFMRSVVEGDIDADSLCDAIKNTLPQSASVRVVKPKKKNIIIMATKELHALGDILIRHEAGELDANIVAVISNYDKLESLVNKFDIPFVCISHEGCERPEHEEKIIKCIDSFESVDYIVLAKYMRILTPRFVETYEHKIINIHHSFLPAFIGANPYKQAYDRGVKIIGATAHFVNNNLDEGPIIAQEVIHVNHAYGWKDMQRSGKDAEKVVLSHALKLALEDRIFVYANKTVIF, encoded by the coding sequence GTGAGTCAATATATAGTATTAATAGATGCAAATGATGAGAAAGGTTTAGTTTATAAAGTATCTACAATTTTTTTCAACAATAATTTAAATATAATCTCAAATAGTGAGTTTGTTGATAGAGATAATAATAAATTTTTTATGAGAAGTGTTGTTGAGGGAGATATAGATGCTGATAGTTTATGTGACGCTATTAAGAACACATTGCCTCAAAGTGCCAGTGTAAGAGTGGTAAAACCTAAAAAGAAAAATATAATCATAATGGCAACAAAAGAGCTACATGCACTAGGAGATATTTTAATTCGTCATGAGGCAGGGGAGCTAGATGCTAATATAGTGGCTGTTATATCTAACTACGATAAACTAGAATCTTTAGTAAACAAATTTGATATACCTTTTGTTTGTATTTCACATGAAGGTTGTGAGCGTCCAGAACATGAAGAAAAAATCATAAAATGTATAGATTCTTTTGAGAGTGTTGATTATATTGTTTTGGCAAAATATATGCGCATTTTAACTCCTAGGTTTGTTGAAACTTATGAGCATAAAATCATAAATATCCATCACTCATTTTTACCTGCATTTATAGGTGCAAACCCTTATAAACAGGCTTATGATAGAGGTGTAAAAATTATTGGGGCTACTGCTCATTTTGTAAATAACAACCTTGATGAAGGTCCAATTATTGCTCAAGAAGTTATACATGTAAATCATGCTTATGGCTGGAAAGATATGCAACGCTCTGGTAAAGATGCAGAAAAAGTGGTTCTATCTCACGCACTTAAACTAGCACTTGAAGATAGAATTTTTGTTTACGCAAACAAAACAGTTATATTTTAG
- a CDS encoding tetratricopeptide repeat protein, with protein sequence MQTLTLANIYELQGLKDEALDIYKNILKENPTNSEAKIAIKRLSGERRKFLNVNTQMKEFFLKMEADVEFNEFERWLLK encoded by the coding sequence ATGCAAACTCTTACACTAGCAAATATTTATGAGCTTCAAGGACTTAAAGATGAAGCCTTGGATATATACAAAAATATCTTAAAAGAAAACCCTACAAATAGTGAAGCAAAAATCGCTATAAAAAGATTATCTGGAGAGAGAAGAAAGTTTTTGAATGTAAATACGCAAATGAAAGAGTTTTTTCTAAAAATGGAAGCAGATGTTGAATTTAATGAATTTGAAAGGTGGTTATTAAAATAA
- a CDS encoding SH3 domain-containing protein → MKYIVLVFIALLFGACSSSEVKVKENIKEKQTKKNIEISDLKFIPQDVDFFTKDLNLSVRIYKIQKKYEKYYFNVWNNSKPRESVEEVKWPFYSYKVGTSYGENFALLKQDFFDEMLENANFSDYATLNKKAITLREVNIRAFPTIKPLLKDPTIAGEGFPFDYLQNSTLHANKPLFVSHYSKDKEWVYVFSSFTSGWIKSSEMVFLSQKHVDAWQKAQQVFFIKENIPLYSKDGTFLFHSKIGMMLAIIFEDENKYEALAISSYKNTKAMFQRVEISKSIATKDVLSLNKKALTNIMSEMFKSNYGWGGIYGQRDCSSMLRDLYAPFGIWLPRNSSQQAKVGKIISLKHLNNEEKIKIIKEKAVPFETLLYKKGHIVLYVGIFNGEIIIFHNVWGIKTNKEGKEGRVVVGKAIFSTLKVGSNIDDFDKESEILKNLQSMNILTQ, encoded by the coding sequence TTGAAATATATAGTTTTAGTTTTTATAGCGTTGTTGTTTGGTGCATGTTCTTCATCAGAAGTTAAAGTAAAAGAAAATATAAAAGAGAAACAAACAAAGAAAAATATAGAAATATCTGATTTAAAATTTATTCCTCAAGATGTGGATTTTTTTACAAAAGATTTAAACTTAAGTGTAAGAATATACAAAATTCAAAAAAAATATGAAAAGTACTACTTTAATGTATGGAACAACTCTAAGCCAAGAGAAAGTGTAGAAGAAGTTAAATGGCCATTTTATTCCTATAAAGTTGGTACTAGTTATGGAGAAAATTTTGCGTTATTAAAACAAGATTTTTTTGATGAGATGTTAGAAAATGCAAACTTTAGCGATTACGCAACTTTAAATAAAAAAGCAATAACTTTAAGGGAAGTAAATATAAGAGCTTTCCCGACGATTAAACCACTACTTAAAGACCCAACTATCGCAGGAGAGGGTTTTCCTTTTGATTATTTGCAAAATAGCACACTTCATGCAAACAAACCACTATTTGTTTCCCACTATTCAAAAGATAAAGAGTGGGTATATGTTTTTAGTAGTTTTACTTCTGGTTGGATAAAATCAAGTGAAATGGTTTTTTTATCGCAAAAACATGTAGATGCTTGGCAAAAAGCCCAGCAAGTTTTTTTTATAAAAGAAAATATCCCTCTTTATTCTAAAGATGGAACTTTCTTATTTCACTCAAAAATAGGAATGATGTTAGCCATCATATTTGAAGATGAAAATAAATATGAAGCTTTAGCTATCTCTTCATACAAAAACACTAAAGCGATGTTTCAAAGAGTTGAAATATCAAAAAGTATCGCAACAAAAGATGTTTTAAGTTTAAATAAAAAAGCGCTCACAAACATAATGAGTGAAATGTTTAAATCTAATTATGGTTGGGGTGGCATCTACGGACAAAGAGATTGCTCTTCAATGCTTCGTGACTTATATGCGCCTTTTGGAATTTGGCTACCTAGAAACTCATCTCAACAAGCAAAAGTTGGTAAAATCATTTCACTAAAGCATCTAAATAATGAAGAAAAAATTAAAATAATCAAAGAAAAAGCCGTTCCGTTTGAAACTCTTTTATATAAAAAAGGGCATATTGTTTTATATGTAGGTATTTTTAATGGGGAAATCATTATTTTTCATAATGTTTGGGGCATTAAAACAAATAAAGAAGGTAAAGAGGGTAGAGTAGTTGTTGGAAAAGCTATTTTTAGTACTTTAAAAGTAGGAAGTAATATTGATGATTTTGATAA
- a CDS encoding LexA family transcriptional regulator, producing MKSFLEIVEEIKSIVSAEYNSKKIFDKDVADILGVSQMNFATMKKRNKVPFGELMDFCALRSISINWMLYGQSPESLVEATNKYYMIKYYSDVNASAGGGTDEQCEEIEELEIPEQFVFMLGGDKDIKNIEAINVSGDSMEPTFSYNDIVFINRAKTDLQRGGIFTVRTEAGLFIKRVQKRIDGKIDIISDNKVYSTQTLNPNEIEVIGRVVCRFGDVD from the coding sequence ATGAAAAGTTTTTTGGAAATAGTTGAAGAGATTAAGAGCATTGTATCTGCTGAGTATAATTCTAAGAAAATATTTGACAAAGATGTAGCTGATATACTTGGTGTATCTCAAATGAACTTTGCAACAATGAAAAAAAGAAATAAGGTTCCATTTGGTGAATTAATGGATTTTTGTGCATTGAGAAGTATATCAATAAACTGGATGCTGTATGGTCAGTCACCTGAGAGTCTTGTAGAGGCTACAAATAAATACTATATGATTAAATACTATAGTGATGTTAATGCAAGTGCTGGTGGCGGAACAGATGAGCAATGCGAAGAGATAGAAGAACTTGAGATTCCAGAGCAGTTTGTTTTTATGCTTGGCGGAGATAAAGATATAAAAAATATTGAAGCCATAAATGTTTCTGGTGATTCTATGGAACCTACTTTTAGTTATAATGATATAGTGTTTATAAATAGAGCAAAAACTGACCTTCAAAGAGGCGGTATATTTACTGTCAGAACAGAAGCTGGACTCTTTATAAAGCGTGTTCAAAAAAGAATAGATGGAAAAATAGATATAATATCTGACAATAAAGTTTACTCAACTCAAACGCTTAACCCTAATGAAATAGAGGTAATTGGAAGAGTTGTTTGTAGATTTGGTGATGTTGATTAA
- the leuB gene encoding 3-isopropylmalate dehydrogenase, which yields MKNYKIAIIKGDGIGPEIIDEAVKVLDAVSACSGFHFKYEEALMGGIAYDMTGNPLPNETINISLNSDAVLFGAIGGDKWDNLARELRPESGLLRFRKELGVYANLRPAIVYDELINASSLKPSVIKGVDLMVVRELIGGLYFGEPKGRDEDKGWNTMVYTRSEITRIAHQAFQIAMTRSKRVCSIDKANVLDVSQLWRDVVTEISAEYPEVELSHMYVDNAAMQLIRDPKQFDVMLTGNIFGDILSDEASMLSGSIGLLPSASIGSKIGVYEPIHGSAPNIAGLGIANPIATIASASMMLRYSLDEAQAADKIDAAIKRTLREGYRTQDLAQFDAKEVCSTSEIGSIIANYISK from the coding sequence ATGAAAAACTATAAAATTGCAATAATAAAAGGTGACGGGATAGGTCCTGAAATAATAGATGAGGCAGTGAAGGTTTTAGATGCTGTTTCAGCTTGTTCAGGTTTTCATTTTAAGTATGAAGAGGCTCTTATGGGTGGTATCGCTTACGATATGACAGGAAACCCTCTTCCAAACGAAACTATCAATATTTCACTTAACTCAGATGCTGTACTTTTTGGTGCTATTGGTGGAGATAAATGGGATAATCTTGCTCGAGAGTTAAGACCAGAAAGTGGACTCTTAAGATTTAGAAAAGAGCTTGGTGTTTATGCAAATCTCCGTCCTGCTATCGTTTATGATGAACTTATAAATGCATCTTCGCTTAAACCATCTGTGATTAAAGGTGTTGATTTGATGGTTGTTCGTGAGCTTATTGGTGGTCTTTATTTTGGTGAGCCTAAAGGTCGTGATGAAGATAAGGGCTGGAACACTATGGTTTATACTCGATCAGAAATTACGCGTATCGCACATCAAGCATTTCAAATTGCAATGACACGAAGCAAAAGAGTTTGCTCTATTGATAAGGCAAATGTTTTAGATGTTTCTCAACTTTGGAGAGATGTTGTTACTGAAATTTCAGCAGAGTATCCAGAAGTTGAACTAAGTCATATGTATGTTGATAATGCGGCGATGCAACTTATTCGTGACCCAAAACAGTTTGATGTAATGCTAACAGGAAATATTTTTGGAGATATATTAAGTGATGAAGCTAGTATGCTATCTGGTTCTATCGGTCTTTTACCATCAGCATCTATAGGTTCTAAAATAGGTGTTTATGAGCCTATTCATGGTTCAGCTCCAAATATTGCAGGTTTAGGTATAGCTAATCCTATTGCTACTATTGCATCTGCATCTATGATGCTTAGATATTCTTTGGATGAAGCTCAGGCAGCAGATAAAATTGATGCAGCAATAAAGAGAACGCTGAGAGAAGGTTATAGAACGCAAGATTTAGCACAATTTGATGCTAAAGAAGTTTGTTCAACTAGTGAAATCGGCTCTATCATTGCCAACTATATCTCAAAATAG
- a CDS encoding tRNA (cytidine(34)-2'-O)-methyltransferase codes for MFNLVLVNPQIPNNTGAIGRLCVNAGASLHLIKPIAFDIDEKAVRRAGLDYWDKLDLHVWESIDDFFDNNDIKNNAHFATTKTNRPYFEAEFKDGDFIFFGSETAGIPEEILNKYKEQNITIPMTNEGRSLNLAISTGIVLYDAIRQNYTSFKGSL; via the coding sequence TTGTTTAATCTCGTTTTAGTAAATCCTCAGATTCCAAATAACACAGGTGCTATCGGGCGTTTGTGTGTAAATGCAGGTGCTTCTTTGCATCTCATTAAACCTATTGCTTTTGATATTGATGAAAAAGCTGTGCGTCGTGCAGGGCTTGATTATTGGGACAAATTAGATTTGCATGTTTGGGAAAGTATAGATGATTTTTTTGATAACAACGACATAAAAAATAACGCACACTTTGCAACAACAAAAACGAACAGACCATACTTTGAAGCAGAGTTTAAAGATGGTGACTTTATATTTTTTGGAAGTGAAACAGCAGGAATTCCAGAAGAGATTTTAAACAAATACAAAGAGCAAAATATAACTATCCCAATGACTAATGAGGGGCGAAGCCTAAACTTAGCAATAAGTACAGGTATAGTTTTATATGACGCTATAAGACAAAATTACACTAGTTTTAAAGGAAGTTTATAA
- a CDS encoding CiaD-like domain-containing protein — translation MELKDAILSTLAEMEDNEMTKKVLSSSIKPKKIKQVQMTRSKLTPKIQEIIIPTTDGEIFFLNSMKERLLVLFEGFQAPNNTNIEAKLDMTLNFLEYALANIEQRTQELEKGKKA, via the coding sequence ATGGAATTAAAAGATGCAATATTATCAACATTGGCAGAGATGGAAGATAATGAAATGACTAAAAAAGTTTTAAGTAGTTCAATAAAGCCAAAAAAAATCAAACAAGTTCAGATGACTCGATCAAAACTAACACCAAAAATACAAGAGATAATTATTCCTACAACTGATGGAGAAATATTTTTTTTAAATTCAATGAAAGAAAGACTTCTTGTATTGTTTGAAGGTTTTCAAGCTCCAAACAATACAAATATAGAAGCTAAGCTAGATATGACTCTTAATTTTTTAGAGTACGCTTTAGCAAACATAGAACAAAGAACACAAGAGTTAGAAAAAGGAAAAAAAGCGTGA